GTTCTAAATACAATATGCTTCCAAATACAAGTTTATCATTGGATCTCTTATTGTTATGTTTCATGTTCAATAGATAGGTTATATTGAATCCAAGGGGATAACACAGTTAGTgaacaacgaacttggtacgagccataaGCTCAGACGTTcgaagttcgactcccactaggcatatCTTGGGCCATTCACAcgtggggtgtttagtgctcttcactgctttcagtgaaagttgaatggttttaaTTCAATCCCGATATGACCCGAATATccatttttagcaaaaaaaaaaaaaaagataggttATATTTATGTTATATTGATTAAGCAATTAAATTATAACATGACATAGCTGGAGTGCGGCTGATCAAAGACTACTGAAGGAAAAAACTAGTGATCTCTCTCCTCTAGTGTCCTAATCACTCCGGTGTTCTCTCTGCTCTAATCGGCTCCACCTTCCATTAATGTCGACCTTACCTCATTGTACAGTAGTAATTATACAGTAGTAATTAATTAACCGCGTAGCGTAcgcagttctctctctctctcttcacactAACCCGAATCTCTTTTTGTGTGGAAGACAATAAACTGTGTTGACGAATATCAATTAAAGGCAGGAAATGAAGTGAGCAAGTCCAAATAGGATTGTATGCAAAGACTATCAATTATTTCCTTCTcacctctttattttcttaacaCTAGGATATTTGTAGCTGTGAAATTGTGACGGTCCAagatgtgttgattttgaagtgGAAATGTTCACTCACAAATACTCCCATGACACTAGCAAAATTTAGCTAAACGATATTCCCTTTATCCTaacaaatgaaatattttcacaATTATGCATATAAGTTGTATCAAtaaacctttcttctttaaacCACATATAGTTTAGAATCGAGTTTTCCTCTATAAACAACCGAAGTAGATCGAAACCTTTGGAATCTCGGATGACATAAATAGTGCATTGTGCAagaaatgaaaatatcatcaaacATTAGTAAATAGGGGCAAACAAATACAACTGCACATTCCCGAGCACGTGAACTTAAACTTTGAGGACTTATTGTCTATATTAACAtccaaaaattaattattttctacctaaaaaaatttttttttaatggagaaaTGAAGTTTATGAAAATATTCCGAAGCTTATAATTTTACACAAATGTGAATTGAATGTctgaaaataaagggaaaaagaaaaaaatagttgaATACTATAAAAACCTAATTCATCACCCCTATCCCTCCTTTAATCCTCTTCAATCTATGGAGTAAAGCTCTGCTCAGCTAAGTGTTAACTCGTCAAAGACGTAAACCCTTGTCATAATATCcatcattttctcctttttctattcCAATTTTTTCGTTCAACCTTTTTGTCCAAGAATAATCGAATGGGAAGCAACCTCCAATGGCTCACCGCTCTCCAAAATTGAGGGTGGTCCACTAAATccataaaagaaataaagaagaagttcTTTTTCTGATCTTTTCTTGACCTTTTTTTCTTAGTGCGTGATCGTCCCGTGAAATTTCCAATAAAGAAGCCATACAAATCGCAAACTTATCTATTATACGTGTGAATTCATTGCATTCGTGCCAGGTGCCATATCCGTTGTAAGATTTTGAGGGAGTCCACGGAAGAAACGGACAATGGAGAAGATTTCGATCCTATTTTTAAAACCTAGCGTGGAGGGAGAGTCTGCATTTCTATAAAACGCACAAAAATTTCTGAAAAAActtccttcttttctcagaTTGAGAACATTATCGCTTAGGAACACAAAACCCATCGAATTTCATCAAACCCATGTGCCAGAAATCTTTATTGATTTCGTTTAGAAGAGGGTTATTATCTGTTTTGTTTTAGGTGAAGCAGAGATGAAGTTCTGCAAGACGTATCAGGAATACATGCAAGGACAGAAGCAGCCATTACCAGGGGTTGGATTAAAGAAGCTCAAGAAGATCCTTAAGCATTGTAGGGAAGAGGTTCAATTGCAGAGACACACCAATGGGGTACTTAACGCCTCCACATGTCCTCACCAGTGCCCAGGTGATTAGGAGAATGAATTTCTTTGATTTGCTAGTATTGAAAATTTGAAGCTCAATTAAGAATCCTGTTTGTTTGTTCATAGCCCCtttacaccccccccccaaaaaaaaaaatcaatttcctATGCTGAAACCATTATCTTAATCTGCTTCAAATTATGGTAAAATCTCTAAGCTGATATATGTTTAGAAATCtggtttttcattttcattttgtcTTAAAACTGTTACAGAGTCATTTATCTGATGAAAATTAGCATAAATTGGCGCCATTTTAATGTTTTGGTTGATATTCTTAATAGATTGTTTGAGCCTCATGAACCTTACAGATCAACTTCTGCCTATTTTTTGTGGTGATTTTAACATTTTTGTTTTGCATGTTCGCGctggaaaagagagaaaaaaaaaaaaaatgaatcaagaAGAGGGTGAGAAGGGAGGGAAGAAAGCGAAGAGTTGGTTTGatctcccccccctcccccaactcTTTCAATAGTATAACCAAAACGAAACAAAAATGTCTCCAAATATCCACTCAGCCTTTCTTCCTGACTTGCACAAAAAAATTGTGTGTGTTTCTTGATGAGTTCTGAAGAACAAGCAGTTGCACAATTATATGTGAAGAGCATCTATACTGTCATCTTTCTCCCCCCATTTatcctctcccccctccccccccctaaaaaaatcttttcaagGAGTGCAGATTAGATGAGAACAAGGGATAGGATGAAGATTACCTGGGAAGAAGCAGTGACAAAAGATCTGGGTCCATTGGGTATAAGTATATAACTAAGGATCGAGATCTTGGTTTTGAACCTGGTTTCAGTCAGGCCAGAAACCGGGATGTGCTGGATCTCGTTTTGAGGTTTCGACACTGGGCCTCCCTAGGTTGAAACCCAGGGCCAAGTTTCAACCATGGGTTTCAACCTAGTGTTTCGTTTCGGCCAGGCTCAAAACTGAGACAACTCGGAGATTTTGGTCAATTTTCGACCGAAGTTTAACAATAAATATGGCTTTGGACAAGGTTGAATGGTGAAACGGGATTCATGTAgcagaccccatttagttgggagaaGGCTTAGTTAAATTGAGTTTTTTTTCAAGCTTTGTATTAAATAGGGGAGAATTTTAGAATACTGGGCATTTGTACCTGTTGTGATCTATTCATTTTGTAAaataaaatgaggaagaaagtaGTGTCAAAGTTGAATTCATGGAGCACTAGGAATCTGTTATGGCACTAGTCTTGTTTATCTCTgcaatacccttttttttttttggcatgcCAAATTTATGGATCTGCTGATTTATTCTTGAGGCAATTAGATTCTCATTAGCCATTCTTGTACGCAGTCTTTATTCGTGGTCTCactgtttctgtttccatttATTTCAAGTTTTGATGTTTAGATGGTAATTGATGTGTAGTGTGCGATGGTACCTTTTTCCCCTCTCTCCTCGAGGAGATGTCCACAGTTGTGGGCTGCTTCAATAAGCGAGCACAAAAGTTGCTCGAGCTACACTTGGCATCAGGCTTCCGAAAGTGCTTTATGTGGAAAGGAAGGAACCACGTTGCTTTAATTCAGGAAGGCAAGGACCTGGTTACCTATGCAATGATTAATGCCATTGCCATCCGAAAAATTCTAAAGAAGTATGACAAGGTATTTACTCCCTCCGCCCCCCTTCTTTTGTGCTACTCACAAATTCAGCCCTAAATTAAAAATATACTGCTGCTTTTTCTAGAGAGATTATTAATATAGAAAAGTGTATTCTGGTCTCTAgtgtttttttcccttctaacTTTTTTCATGGGCACAGATCCATTACTCTAAACAAGGCCAGGCTTTCAAATCACAAGCTCAAAGTATGCATATTGAGATCCTTCAATCTCCATGGCTTTGTGAGCTAATGGCTTTCCACATTAACCTGAGAGAAACCAAATCCAAGATAAAGGCAGTCTCAGGATTTTTTGAAGGCTGCTCGCTTGTTTTCAATGATGGCAAGCCATCACTCTCTTGTGCGATCTTTGATTCAGTGAAGCTTGATATTGATCTTACTTGTTCTGTATGCTTGGTGAGTTTGTCTATTGGGTTTTTTCAGTGAAGTGTGTTGATCAATTGCACCTGAATTCAGTCCCAATAAATGATGATAAACATCGATTgagaattttttatatttttaagaaaCTTTCATGTCATGACAATCAACCTAAAGAATTGTTGAAGGATGATGGCCATAATCTTCTGATCAGTATTAGTGttgtattacataatatctCCTAAATGTTTTACTGTCAGTTTCCTTCTGGGATGCGGTATCAATGTGTCGTATTCTTTTGGACACTGTCACAACTATGAGAACTCCTAATCTTAAAAGGACagatattttatcttttgatcAAATATAGTATCATAATGTATACCCTGGATAAGAGCTGTAAACTTGACGTCCACATACCTGGCCTCCCATTAAGTTTATAGACAATCTTTTTAGTGTTTTAACTTGGATAATTGTGAGGACCTAAATAAATGTTGTATATCATTTTCATTAAATCTCCTGATTCTTCTGTGGTTTCTATCATTGACAGGACACAGTGTTTGATCCAGTGTCTCTCACATGTGGCCATATCTTCTGCTACATGTGTGCATGCTCTGCAGCATCAGTAAGCATCGTGGATGGCCTAAAGTCTACAGACCATAAAGCAAAATGCCCTCTATGTCGAGAGGTATCtgttctatttattttctttattaaatcCTTGTGTGACAGC
This Macadamia integrifolia cultivar HAES 741 chromosome 10, SCU_Mint_v3, whole genome shotgun sequence DNA region includes the following protein-coding sequences:
- the LOC122091113 gene encoding probable E3 ubiquitin-protein ligase BAH1-like 1; the protein is MKFCKTYQEYMQGQKQPLPGVGLKKLKKILKHCREEVQLQRHTNGVLNASTCPHQCPVCDGTFFPSLLEEMSTVVGCFNKRAQKLLELHLASGFRKCFMWKGRNHVALIQEGKDLVTYAMINAIAIRKILKKYDKIHYSKQGQAFKSQAQSMHIEILQSPWLCELMAFHINLRETKSKIKAVSGFFEGCSLVFNDGKPSLSCAIFDSVKLDIDLTCSVCLDTVFDPVSLTCGHIFCYMCACSAASVSIVDGLKSTDHKAKCPLCREARVFEGFVFLEELNILLSRSCHEYWEERLRTERRERMKQAKEHWESQCRAFVGV